The window AACTTCAGGTGGCAGAGAGAGGAGCATCGACAAGGTCAAATTCCAGTCTCAATTTTCAAGCATTGTACAATGGGATTCAGCCCAACACCCCACACCATTTTCCCCCTACTGTTCAAACCAATGACCAGATCACTGGCAATCATACAGAAAACACAAGGCCACCTACACTTCTCTAGTTTTAAAATTAACAGGTTCAGTACAATATCCGTGAGGAAAAAATATTTCTCCAAGTTCTCTCCAAATTGGCAAATGAAACCACTACTAAAACCTAGAGAATCCGATCATATTATTATACCTCTAACTCCGTGTTCGTGTGATGCTGCACTCGGTTTGTGCAAAAATTAACTACAGGATTAGGTAGCGCCAAATTCACTCGAATATTTCGCAGGCTAACCAACCACACGGACGCGCCACCATCTCCAGCGACGGACGGCAACGGCTCACGCCGAACACCCGCGAGGGCAAACAGCATCAACCACGGCGCAAAACAACGCAGCGCACTCGGATTCTAGAACTCCGCTCGAGGGAAGGATCGCGTACCGCCACTGCCGCGGtggccgcgcggaggcggcggagactGGGACGACGACTCCTGCGAGGAGGAAGCGGAGCCGCCGGTGCCGGAGTCGGGGGAGTCCGGgccgagcacggcggcgaggaggcggccggcgccgcaTACCAGGCCGGAGAACCACCCTCCGGGCCGctccgctggcggcggcggtgacggtggatcatcgcctgcggcggcggttgccATGGATGGGGAAGTGGAGAATTGgagggaaggggattgagaggaattttttttggttttggaaTTTGTGGGCAGTTGCGCTCAGTTACTGCGAATATTAAAATGAAGTgatttttcgaaaaaaaaaatcccggaTTTTTCGCCACGGTGAATTTTCAgctttttttctgttttatttGCTCGCTTCGTGAACAGCAAATTCCAGAGGCTTATTGAAAGCCCGTTTGAAAAGCtttagagcatcaccaagagAATCCCAATATTTCATTCTCAAAACTATTctcaaaactatttttatagGAATTCTAAACAAAATTTGATGTGCTAAAATATTGATCCCTCCAAGAGATTGTCTGAAATTGACTTCCTAAAACTAAAAGGTGGGCCCTCTACAAAACCACTAACTGAAATTTATTTCCGTCTCTCCCTATGTGAGATCACTCTCGCGAACTCCTAATCGCGGCCTCGACAACAGCACATCAATAGCAGCACCAGCTGCAAAATTTAGGAAAAACAGTAGAGAACAATAGCACGAGAACCAGCAAGCAGCAACAGATACCTTAATCTTCAGCAAGTGCAACAAAGGTAATCTGTAAAAAGAATCACAAGTGACTGACCGATTGAAACTCCTTGGTAAATAAAAAACATGGCACAAGTTTGAGCAATGGTGCAAGAGCAGAGATTGGGATCATTCACTTGCATCGCTGAATGAATCACCAACGGTAAACTGCTTCGACGGATGAACTCATCTTCATGAGAGACCAATCCCAGCAAAAGGAATGAGCAACTCCGGCCGAGTCATGATGATGGGAGCCGATGCAGGCGGGCTAATTTGCGTCGTATCGAGGCGGTGGCTCAAATGGAGGCAGCGATGGTGGTTGGGGGATAGACGAGGAAGTTCACCGGCTGCAGTGCAGATggggccgctgccgctgccaaaGCACAAGCTGCCAACACCGGAAAAGCTTTGGGGAGCGGCGTATGATTTCTAGCCGGCCGCGGCCCGCGGGTGAGATGGGGCTGCCTGCAGGACACCACGATGAGGCGACGAATGACCTCGCGGCGAACCCCAGGTGAGAAAATTTCATGTGGCGCGGGAATTCGCTCGGGAGAGGGAGATTGGGAGCTAGCGCCTCTCCCCACTTGTGGAGAACGAAGAATCCGGGCTTGGGAATTCCAACCAGTGGGAGCTTGGCTAGGGATTCTGTTGGACTGGGTTTTTGAACGAAAATCCCCAAATTTCAGGATTGAGAAAATAACTACAACTTCTTAAATCAAAACTTCTCCCaaacaattcaaattttttttagattctgCAAAGTTATAGTTATCAGTTATGGAACTCAAAAGCGAACTacgaagtactccctccttccaaactacgaagtactccctccttccatgaatttgaatttttttagattCTGCAAAGTTATATAGATTCTGCAAAGTTATAGTTATCAGTTATAGAACTCAAAAGCGAACTacgaagtactccctccttccatgAACTAACGTCATAATAggaggagggagtattagttgTTGAATTCAGAAagcaaattaaaaattaaaaattggtTTTTCCAGCCGTTTCTCGGAATCTAAATCTCCTAAACACCCTGAGTCAGTCACGTTTCAAACTCGTTCAAAGCGGAAAAGTAATACAACGCTTATGTATTTCATATTTGAGCAAGTCGAGAACAGATTGTTTTGCTTTGATCCATGGAAGTTGTCGTAAGTTTGAAACGAAACGTAGAATTCAAATTGCCTTTGATGTTATCGAACCATGAAACACAAAACTGATAGCTTATCTAATTTGGCTAATCATGACAGGCAAATGGTATTTTCTTACGAAATATGATCTCACACATTCCGAGCAACGACAGTTTCAACGCATAACATTACCATATCATGGCATAGTTAAAGATCCAGGTCAATCTGCATCAGTTGTACATGACACTTAATTGTTCATGTCAGCAGCATATTACAATAATCAATCTGGACATGGCCCGGGCTATCTCATTCCGCATCCTCTATCTCGGTATCCTCTGGAACGCCTCGGAGATACAAAACGTTGTTGCACCTGTACAGTTCACAAATGAAACAAATAAGAATTATACATCAGACAATTGAATATGTTTTGTGGGCAACCACAATGTTGAACAAAAGCAGGTAACAAGCAATTAATATAGGCTTATAACCAGGTAAGAAGCATTGTGGGTAGAGACAATAACTACTACCGGGCCATTGTGCTACTGCCGGTAACAAGAGAATAAAGAACAATATTTTCTGTAGATATGGGAATCTTTTTGTACGAGCATGGCTATAGGAGATAGTTTTACAATGATTCTTTTTAAGGTGGACCCCACCTTAATTTGCAGAATAGGCATAGCACATTGTGAGCTTTGTAATAACTGTTACCACCTGAACCCCAGGCCCACGTTATTATCCACTTTGGTAGTATACATTGCGGTTGCTCTTTAACGATTTAGTCAGCAAAAGACTTCCCAAGTTATAAGCGCTGCTACTTGTTATACTTCTGCATTTGAGTAAATTCCATATACTCTGAACTCTATCATTCTATCTCTCCACATTTTACCATACTATCATTCTATCTCTTAATATTACCAGTCAGACTGAAAACAGGGTAATAGCATGCAAGTAACCAACAGATCACCTATGAGTACATAAGTACCAGCGGTAAGCCAATAACTACAGATGAATCTGGTCCAGGACTGAAGGGCGATATATAGAGTTACCTTATCAGTATCTCACCCAAGTTTCCAGAGAATTGCCCATCAATATACTCCTCTGTATTAGCCAGCTGAAAGCAGTAGACAATTAGGTAAATTGCAGCAAAAGAAGATGACACGTCGATCCATATTGGTAAATGAACGAATTTAACTGATACAaaatacaaaataatacctGCAGATTCATATAAGAGTCGACAGAAACAAGATATCCTGAAAGGGGGGTACAAAAAGAGTATCGTCAGCATAATCGATAATAAGGCACAGTCTGAAAACTAAATTACAACAAGAGGACCCATTTTAACACATGATTTCCATTGAAGTTCCATTGTAAAACCAATGAAAGTGGATGTTCTTGATAAGTGCCATGAAGTAATTGTCCATGGAAGCAAGAAATTTCATGTAAAAACTGGACAAATTTCAATGTTCCTGAAACCTCAGAGATTTCATTCTGAAATTTCAATCACTAGCCTAAGCATATCAGTGAATAAAATGTGACGGGTAAAAGTATAGATTACCTTTGTATTCCATACCCCACTTAAGTTTGACAATGACAGGCTTCCCTGTCAGGTTGTTCAAGAAAGGCTTCGGGTTAACTGGCACAGTCTGCATTTAGAAACAATCCATTAATAGTATATAAAAGAGTATAGACAAGATGTATATGGAGGCACCACTTGGAACTGAATACCATGAATAATCATCATGAAGAAAATCAGAAGAAAACAAATACTAGTCAGGTCAGTACAATGTCTGTAACAAATCAAGTTTGTTTTGCAATTATCTGCAGCAATAGAACACCAAACTGATGTGTTGAAGCCCTAATTAGCGCAAGACGCTGGGTGCTACTCCCTACTCAGCCGACAGACCAGCAGCTACATACCGTAACTGATTACGCAGGCCTAACAAGAGACAGGCAGAAGCCAATCCAGGACAGACCGGCTAGGGGCAACGCATGACATTTAGACCACTGGGTCATTGTCTTTGTTTTCCCCACTCAAAGAGGGATACAATAGTTCCTCAATGCTCTTCTGAAGCTCCAATTCAAGTAAAGCATAGTCCACATAGAGAACCTTGATGTGAACAGCTGAGTTGTCaagtttcaaatattttttacaagATTAAGCTGAAGATGCCCTTTCCTCTTCAGCCCATACTGATGTACCAGTCAGAATAGTGAGCAAGGAATGGGAACACTTCTTGTTCTTGCATCTTGAGCAGCATGGCAGATTCAAGTGTGTGCTTCCCATTCAAACTCTTCTTTTACTCTGAAATATTGAATTTCATTTTATCACAATCCATGGATTTTTCTGATGTTCAATTCGATTTTTGGCAGTTGTGCTAGTGATATGCGTAAAGGAATCACAGTTTCTGATCTGAACATCTCAGAAAATTAATGgagttgtactccctccgtactcataaaggaagtcgtttaggacaatgtttaagtcaaactttgggaatataaatcatgaataactctcaagttgttgagtttgaaaatataaaaattatatgtatagatttgtcttgaaaaatactttcgtaaaagtatacatatatcacttttcaataaatatttttatagaaacaagaagtcaaagttgtgttttggagaccgtgtcgctgtcttaaatgacttcctttacgagtatggagggagtatgtatctTTGTTAAATTTCTGGATTGAAATTTCTATTTTCTGGTTTTAATTCAATCTGGCACGCTTTCTGTTTCTGTTCTGAATTATTCAGCTATCAATCTGTCAATTTCTATTATCAACTTGTCAGTCTGAATTTCTGTGTGATGCTTAGTGTGCACTTTGCATGCGCTGCAGCCTGAACTAGTGCACAGTCCTGCAGAACCTAATGGGGCCAGCCAGTTCCACTGCAAGAGGGACGGGCCAATTTTTCTCCCTGGTTTCCAAGTGGTTCCCATCTAAATTGGGGCAGAGGGTATAGGTGACGGGTTGGCCCATCCCGTCCCGTTTTCGGACTGATCTACCATGACTTGAGGATAACTAGGGAGGTTCGTGTGccgcataaaaaaagaaaatcagagcACATCTTCCAACCAAACAAACAGCTCTACATCCATCGTTCTTTCAACCTGAAAGCTAAGCAAGGGTCCAAACTTACACTCCTGCGCCATAAAAGATAACCATAACTCAAACCACATCTTCGAAACAAGCAGCTCTAGgggtttcaaaaagaaaaagaagaagaagaagaagaagaagaagaagaagaaacaagCAGCTCTACAACCCCAAAACGAACTTTTGGGGGATTTTCTAAATACTTCAATTTTTCCCTCACCACAATTCGACATGAAACCTATCCCAAATCACACATCCGACCTATCTATCCTGGAGGTCATAGACCTAGAACAGTTAAGCCCTCCAATCTATATCCACCTACTCCGAATCGAGCACACGAAGCTACGGCTACGAGACTACCACAACAGTTGGCACCAAATCACgcgacaaaaaaaaacattcgaaGCGTAAACAGATCCACTACACGAGATAAACAATTTCGCGGAGTAATAtcgagggagaaagagagagagagagagatgagggcaATACCGCCATTGAAGGggggtagccgccgccgccgccggtgccggtgcTGGTCGGGGATGCGTAGGGGGGAAGGCGACGAGGCGGCCTAGCTAGGGTTTTGAGGTGGGGAACTCCGATACCACCGCCTGAACTAAAAGTCGCTCGATGGGCCACAGCCCATTTATCGGTTTGAGCGGTTCGAATAAATCCATTTATGTCCTTCGTCTTTCCGTCGAGTTTTACTCATGTCACTGCTCTCTTCGTtccatattactccctccgtatttctCTCTTCGTtccatattactccctccatattttaatgtataacaccgttaattttttgataaagtttaaccattcgttttgttcaaaatttttgtgcaaatatgaaaatatttataaagaacatttgatgataaatcaagtcacaataaaataaataataattacataatttttttaataaaacgaatggtcaaactttagaaaaaatcaacggtaccatacattaaaatatgaaggTAGTATAATTTAAACATGTGATAGTGGTAGGTAGATAGTCAAAATACGACTATCTTTAAACGGGAGTATATCTTACGGCAGTATGTCGGAGAGCCGTTTGCATTGCCATAGGACCTAATTTAActtggttttataagttgaggtCCAGATTTTTGGTATTACGGTTAAGATATATTAAACTTGACAAAAATATGAGGGACGTCAAGTGGAATTATTTCTAAGCGGTTTAAATTTGGGGTCGTGCACTCTTTCCTTTTAAGGACCATATTTAAAAATGTTATGTATATAAATAATccaaattttctctttttattaaCATAGTACATATGCAGACGTTTATATAAACATGCGTACACACTTACTTGCTTATCATTGAAATAATAATTAGCCATGAATGTGAGTCCTATGTAAAGTCTATGACTCTAAAACAAGCGGGCATGTTCCACCACCAGAAACCTAACCAGTCGAGTTACGCTCGCTTCGTAAttcaaatttgtttttatttaccATAATTTATATAATGTGTTGTCCTGTTGCAGTTAAATATAGTGTAAACACAATGTAAAGAAGAAAAATGCAGTCccttgtttatttttatttgcaaaaTACCGTTATCTATAACAAGAGGGGCAAATTGATTTTTACCATTTCATTCAAAGTTTGACCTTAAGCATTGACTACATGAACCTGAAAAAAATATTCCCGATACTAAATTCTCAATGCACCCACATATATCAATAGTTTACAGAAGCACTTTTCAATATTTGTTTGGTTCTAACACTTCTTACGTCAAGGTTGGTTGCCCAAAAAAGAAGTCATAATGTGTAAACACACA of the Oryza sativa Japonica Group chromosome 2, ASM3414082v1 genome contains:
- the LOC4328484 gene encoding probable small nuclear ribonucleoprotein F isoform X2; its protein translation is MQTVPVNPKPFLNNLTGKPVIVKLKWGMEYKGYLVSVDSYMNLQLANTEEYIDGQFSGNLGEILIRCNNVLYLRGVPEDTEIEDAE
- the LOC4328484 gene encoding probable small nuclear ribonucleoprotein F isoform X1, translating into MATVPVNPKPFLNNLTGKPVIVKLKWGMEYKGYLVSVDSYMNLQLANTEEYIDGQFSGNLGEILIRCNNVLYLRGVPEDTEIEDAE